A genomic region of Chryseobacterium sp. KACC 21268 contains the following coding sequences:
- the gcvH gene encoding glycine cleavage system protein GcvH: protein MNTPSELKYTKDHEWIKVEGDTATIGITDYAQGELGDIVFVDVDTVDDDLNEGDVFGSVEAVKTVSDLFLPIPGTVLEVNAELEDQPELLNTDPYGKGWIIKLKVAEDADFAKLLSAEEYQEVVG from the coding sequence ATGAACACACCATCAGAATTAAAGTACACCAAAGACCACGAGTGGATCAAAGTTGAAGGCGACACTGCAACCATCGGAATTACAGATTATGCTCAAGGCGAATTGGGAGACATCGTTTTCGTAGATGTTGATACAGTTGACGACGATTTGAATGAAGGCGACGTATTCGGAAGTGTAGAAGCAGTGAAAACAGTTTCCGACCTTTTCCTTCCAATCCCAGGAACAGTTTTAGAAGTAAACGCAGAGTTGGAAGATCAGCCGGAACTACTCAATACAGACCCTTATGGAAAAGGCTGGATCATCAAATTGAAAGTTGCTGAAGATGCAGACTTCGCCAAACTATTATCTGCAGAAGAATACCAAGAAGTTGTTGGATAA